One Caldanaerobius fijiensis DSM 17918 genomic window carries:
- a CDS encoding oligopeptide/dipeptide ABC transporter ATP-binding protein: MNPIIELKNVSMIFEKRSGIFGPVSHIGAVVDVSLEVYPGEILALVGESGCGKTTLGKIVTGLYKPTHGQLFFEGKDVYKMNKEEFDNYRNSVQMVQQDAFAALNPARTIYQSLSAPILQKKLVKNTKEAYERVCELLKIVELTPPEQFLEKYPHQLSGGQRQRVTMARAISLNPKVIVADEPVSMIDVSLRLAMLNLMASLNKSMNIAFIYITHDLSTARYIAQNGRMAVMYLGKIVEQGNVQEILSNPRHPYLQALLTAVPVPNPKIAKMKRKLPLKSLEMPSVANPPKGCRFNPRCPYADKKCEEVEPEMVKLGSGFIACHNYEKVPKWELPKAN, encoded by the coding sequence ATGAATCCAATAATCGAATTAAAGAATGTAAGTATGATCTTTGAAAAGAGGTCAGGCATATTTGGACCGGTATCTCATATAGGTGCAGTGGTAGACGTAAGTTTAGAAGTATATCCTGGAGAAATCCTGGCGTTGGTAGGAGAGAGTGGATGCGGTAAGACCACGCTAGGTAAAATAGTGACAGGGTTGTATAAACCGACTCACGGTCAGTTGTTTTTTGAGGGAAAAGATGTATACAAAATGAATAAGGAAGAATTTGATAATTACAGAAATAGCGTTCAAATGGTGCAACAAGATGCTTTTGCAGCGTTAAATCCCGCAAGAACTATATATCAATCTCTTTCAGCTCCTATACTGCAAAAGAAATTGGTTAAAAACACAAAAGAAGCTTATGAAAGGGTATGTGAGCTATTAAAGATAGTGGAATTAACGCCGCCAGAGCAGTTTTTGGAGAAGTATCCCCATCAATTGAGCGGAGGTCAAAGACAGAGGGTCACAATGGCCAGGGCTATATCTTTAAACCCCAAGGTCATAGTGGCTGATGAGCCTGTGTCCATGATAGATGTGTCACTAAGGTTGGCTATGCTCAATTTGATGGCATCCTTGAATAAGAGTATGAATATAGCGTTTATATATATAACCCATGATTTATCTACAGCCAGGTATATAGCCCAAAATGGCAGGATGGCGGTTATGTATCTGGGCAAGATTGTAGAACAGGGCAATGTACAGGAAATACTGTCAAATCCGAGACATCCGTATTTGCAGGCATTGTTGACAGCTGTGCCTGTGCCTAATCCTAAGATAGCTAAAATGAAGAGAAAATTGCCTCTTAAGAGCTTGGAGATGCCAAGTGTAGCTAACCCGCCAAAGGGATGCAGGTTTAATCCAAGATGCCCCTATGCTGATAAAAAGTGCGAAGAGGTAGAGCCAGAGATGGTAAAATTAGGAAGTGGGTTTATAGCATGTCATAATTATGAGAAGGTGCCGAAATGGGAATTACCGAAAGCAAATTGA